Proteins encoded by one window of Amaranthus tricolor cultivar Red isolate AtriRed21 chromosome 4, ASM2621246v1, whole genome shotgun sequence:
- the LOC130811543 gene encoding V-type proton ATPase 16 kDa proteolipid subunit — protein MSTAVFNGDETAPFFGFLGAAAALVFSCMGAAYGTAKSGVGVASMGVMRPELVMKSIVPVVMAGVLGIYGLIIAVIISTGINPKAKSYYLFDGYAHLSSGLACGLAGLSAGMAIGIVGDAGVRANAQQPKLFVGMILILIFAEALALYGLIVGIILSSRAGQSRAD, from the exons ATGTCTACAGCGGTCTTTAATGGCGATGAAACTGCTCCTTTCTTCGGCTTCCTCGGGGCTGCTGCCGCTCTCGTCTTCTCTT GTATGGGAGCTGCATATGGAACGGCCAAGAGTGGAGTAGGGGTTGCGTCGATGGGAGTGATGAGACCAGAATTGGTGATGAAATCTATTGTTCCAGTTGTTATGGCTGGAGTTCTGGGTATTTATGGATTGATTATTGCTGTGATCATCAGTACTGGCATTAACCCTAAGGCTAAATCTTATTACCTTTTTGATGGTTACGCTCATCTCTCTTCTGGTCTTGCTTGTGGTCTAGCTGGGTTATCTGCTGGTATGGCTATCGGTATCGTTGGTGATGCTGGTGTTAG AGCCAATGCCCAACAACCCAAGCTATTCGTCGGAATGATCCTTATCCTCATTTTCGCTGAAGCTTTGGCTCTATATGGTCTCATTGTTGGTATCATCCTTTCTTCCCGTGCTGGCCAATCAAGAGCCGATTAG
- the LOC130811544 gene encoding V-type proton ATPase 16 kDa proteolipid subunit, translating into MSTAVFNGDETAPFFGFLGAAAALVFSCMGAAYGTAKSGVGVASMGVMRPELVMKSIVPVVMAGVLGIYGLIIAVIISTGINPKAKSYYLFDGYAHLSSGLACGLAGLSAGMAIGIVGDAGVRANAQQPKLFVGMILILIFAEALALYGLIVGIILSSRAGQSRAD; encoded by the exons ATGTCTACTGCAGTCTTTAATGGCGATGAAACTGCTCCTTTCTTCGGCTTCCTCGGGGCTGCTGCCGCTCTCGTCTTCTCTT GTATGGGAGCTGCATATGGAACGGCCAAGAGTGGAGTAGGGGTTGCGTCAATGGGAGTGATGAGACCAGAATTGGTGATGAAATCAATTGTTCCGGTTGTTATGGCTGGAGTTTTGGGTATTTATGGATTGATTATTGCTGTGATCATCAGTACTGGTATTAACCCTAAGGCTAAATCTTATTACCTTTTTGATGGTTACGCTCATCTCTCTTCTGGTCTTGCTTGTGGTCTAGCTGGGTTATCTGCTGGTATGGCTATCGGTATCGTTGGTGATGCTGGTGTTAG AGCCAATGCCCAACAACCCAAGCTTTTCGTTGGAATGATCCTAATCCTCATTTTCGCTGAAGCTTTGGCTTTATATGGACTCATTGTTGGTATCATCCTCTCTTCCCGTGCTGGTCAATCAAGAGCCGACTAA
- the LOC130810858 gene encoding uncharacterized protein LOC130810858: MKQYQSYVTGSEIYQAHDPKKRKSEKKDPISSHQSSRNREEHTSRRDRNYMSRRPEPPSNMGPPRSRHVYIAEGELRTRNLLDGGNDPMFNRNRKDIFFAIRDELSTPPSTTTPSDRRNYNLWCDYHKEHGHTLAQCRELKRILHQLAHKGKLSRFINQKDYDARGEAERRLWNQRRRSPKRDEARRDSSNTQGTINMIFGGYTEEYTTIRAAKDSVHTLLKVFPKITTNGPIMKFDATTSQPLQQPHTDPLVVTLKIGQMKVKRVLVDTGSTTDLITMECLRKMKFEEKHLQPLDKPLIGFGGNQVIPLGTIILPVRVGEKDGSRTMPIRFTVVNLTFPYNAIMGLPLINKIKAAIFPHQLLLQFE, from the coding sequence atgaagcagtATCAAAGCTACGTCACGGGTTCCGAGATATATCAGGCACATGACCCCAAAAAACGAAAATCGGAGAAGAAGGATCCTATATCCTCCCATCAATCCTCAAGGAACAGAGAGGAACATACATCGAGAAGAGATAGAAACTACATGTCGCGTCGTCCAGAACCTCCCTCAAACATGGGACCTCCACGATCCAGACATGTATATATCGCTGAAGGGGAGCTCAGGACGCGGAATTTGCTAGATGGAGGTAACGAcccgatgttcaaccgcaacagAAAAGACATATTCTTCGCCATTCGGGACGAGTTGTCAACTCCACCTTCTACTACCACCCCGTCCGATCGCCGCAACTACAATTTGTGGTGCGACTACCACAAAGAACATGGCCATACCTTGGCCCAATGTcgcgaactcaaacgtatcctACATCAGTTGGCCCACAAGGGAAAACTGTCGAGGTTCATCAACCAGAAGGACTACGACGCAAGAGGAGAAGCGGAAAGGAGGCTTTGGAATCAAAGACGCAGATCTCCCAAGAGGGACGAGGCTAGACGCGACAGTTCCAACACACAAGGAACCATCAATATGATTTTCGGCGGCTACACCGAAGAATATACCACGATCCGCGCCGCGAAGGACAGCGTACATACTCTTCTCAAAGTATTTCCAAAAATCACGACAAATGGGCCGATCATGAAATTTGATGCTACTACCTCCCAACCGCTGCAACAACCACACACCGATCCTCTAGTGGTCACCCTCAAAATCGGGCAAATGAAGGTCAAGCGAGTATTGGTGGACACAGGAAGCACGACCGATCTCATAACAATGGAGTGCCTAAGAAAGATGAAGTTCGAAGAAAAACACTTGCAACCCCTCGATAAACCTTTGATCGGATTCGGGGGTAATCAAGTCATTCCACTGGGCACCATCATCCTCCCTGTACGAGTAGGGGAAAAAGACGGAAGTAGAACAatgcccatacgattcacggtAGTGAATCTCACATTCCCCTACAATGCCATCATGGGGCTCccactcatcaacaagatcaaagcCGCAATCTTTCCTCATCAACTCTTGTTGCAATTTGAGTAG